A section of the Rossellomorea marisflavi genome encodes:
- a CDS encoding GntR family transcriptional regulator: MKILISNRSKKPIYEQINEQVKEQIISGHLPAGKSLPSMRQLAKELSVSLITTKRAYEELEKNGYIYSVVGKGSFVADQNSELIKEEKMKGIEEQLSAAIRSGKEMGIALSELQELLDMLFREEN, from the coding sequence ATGAAAATCCTAATTTCAAATCGCTCCAAGAAGCCGATTTATGAACAGATCAACGAACAGGTGAAGGAGCAGATCATATCGGGGCATCTTCCAGCCGGAAAGAGTCTGCCATCCATGAGGCAGCTGGCAAAGGAACTCAGCGTAAGCTTGATTACGACGAAGCGTGCGTACGAAGAGCTCGAGAAGAATGGCTACATTTACTCTGTTGTTGGAAAAGGGTCGTTCGTTGCTGATCAAAACAGCGAGCTGATAAAGGAAGAGAAGATGAAGGGGATTGAAGAGCAGCTCTCTGCAGCCATCCGGAGCGGGAAGGAAATGGGAATCGCCCTTTCCGAACTCCAAGAGTTGCTTGATATGTTATTTAGGGAGGAAAACTGA
- a CDS encoding arsinothricin resistance N-acetyltransferase ArsN1 family A, translated as MIRHATEKDLPAILSIYNEGIEDRIATLETDQKDAVYINQWFQSHTGRYIVLVSEGMGGINGYASIQPYSPRAAYAGVGELSVYIRRGARGQGIGGQLLRNLEEEAAKKQFHKLVLFTFPFNTLGQGLYRKRGYREVGIFKDQGILDGKFVDVMIMEKILPTNQKEKEL; from the coding sequence GTGATTCGTCATGCTACAGAAAAGGACCTACCAGCGATCCTGTCGATATACAACGAGGGGATTGAAGACCGGATTGCCACGCTGGAAACAGATCAAAAAGACGCAGTCTACATAAACCAATGGTTTCAAAGTCATACGGGTCGATACATCGTACTGGTTTCTGAAGGAATGGGTGGAATCAACGGATATGCAAGTATTCAACCGTACAGCCCGCGTGCGGCCTACGCCGGGGTGGGCGAGTTGTCAGTTTATATCAGGCGGGGAGCAAGAGGGCAAGGGATCGGCGGGCAGCTTCTGAGGAACCTGGAGGAGGAAGCGGCCAAAAAACAGTTTCACAAACTTGTCCTCTTCACCTTCCCGTTTAATACCCTGGGGCAAGGGCTCTACAGGAAACGTGGATACCGGGAAGTGGGAATCTTTAAGGATCAAGGAATACTGGATGGGAAATTTGTCGATGTCATGATCATGGAAAAAATTCTACCAACTAACCAAAAGGAGAAAGAATTATGA
- a CDS encoding ABC transporter ATP-binding protein, whose product MENAIELRNVEKRFNGFEINDFSLEVKKGFITGLIGGNGVGKSTTLKMILNLLKPDRGELKVFGLNYSDHEKDIKERIGFVFDENVFYEQLTLHEMKKIAKWSYSRWDDNVFEQYVTMFQLPLKKKLKTFSKGMLMKASLAVAFSHHAELILMDEPTAGLDPIFRRELLDILHSVMEEGEKTILYSTHITTDLESAADYITFIHDGRHIFTKPYYKIEEDYALIKGGLELLDADTEKEFVSLKKTKFGFEALTADRGKAEDLFGGHALIEAPTLEDIMYYTKKGDRFHASVNS is encoded by the coding sequence ATGGAGAATGCAATTGAACTGAGGAATGTGGAGAAACGATTCAACGGCTTTGAAATCAATGATTTTTCATTGGAAGTGAAGAAGGGATTCATAACAGGATTGATCGGGGGGAACGGTGTCGGAAAATCCACGACGCTCAAGATGATTCTGAACCTGTTGAAGCCTGACCGTGGAGAGCTGAAGGTGTTCGGGTTGAACTACAGCGATCATGAGAAGGATATCAAAGAACGGATCGGCTTCGTATTTGATGAGAATGTCTTCTACGAGCAGCTGACACTCCACGAAATGAAGAAAATCGCGAAGTGGTCCTATTCCAGATGGGATGATAACGTGTTCGAACAATATGTAACGATGTTCCAGCTCCCATTGAAGAAGAAGCTTAAGACTTTTTCGAAAGGGATGCTCATGAAGGCCTCCCTGGCCGTCGCATTTTCCCATCACGCAGAACTTATCCTGATGGATGAACCGACGGCAGGTCTTGACCCCATCTTCCGCAGGGAGCTCCTCGATATTCTTCATAGCGTGATGGAAGAGGGTGAGAAGACGATCCTTTATTCCACTCACATTACGACGGATCTTGAAAGCGCGGCCGATTACATCACGTTCATTCATGACGGTCGGCATATTTTCACGAAACCTTATTACAAGATTGAAGAAGATTATGCATTAATCAAGGGCGGGCTTGAACTGCTGGATGCAGACACGGAGAAGGAGTTTGTCAGCTTGAAGAAGACGAAATTCGGCTTTGAAGCCCTGACGGCAGACCGGGGGAAGGCCGAGGACCTCTTCGGCGGTCATGCCCTCATTGAGGCACCGACGTTGGAGGATATTATGTACTACACGAAGAAAGGGGACCGGTTCCATGCTTCAGTTAATTCGTAA
- a CDS encoding ABC-2 transporter permease translates to MLQLIRKDFMLHRNILVILLGVLILYLVLGAPPIWVGLVFILVLSMSTFGNDEKATINLLLNSLPFTRKEIVSSKYLSVLIYTVVITVLLYVGSLIIHETNMEWQGIIFMTMLSLLSLSFMLPFAYQFASKYLMIAFLVLSAVYFAVVTMFVPNLNDIIREFVGTLVSLQSAIPYLMVCAVVLLVFALSWVLSIRIYEKKVF, encoded by the coding sequence ATGCTTCAGTTAATTCGTAAGGATTTCATGCTCCACCGGAATATCCTCGTGATCCTATTGGGCGTCTTGATCCTCTATCTCGTCCTGGGGGCTCCGCCGATTTGGGTGGGGCTGGTCTTCATTCTGGTTCTGTCGATGTCGACGTTCGGGAACGATGAGAAAGCGACGATTAATCTCCTCTTGAATTCCCTTCCGTTCACCCGTAAGGAAATCGTCAGTTCCAAGTATCTCAGCGTTCTGATCTATACGGTTGTCATCACGGTGCTGCTCTACGTGGGGAGTCTGATCATTCACGAAACGAACATGGAATGGCAAGGAATCATCTTCATGACGATGCTGTCCCTCCTGTCCCTTTCCTTCATGTTGCCGTTTGCCTACCAGTTTGCATCCAAGTATTTGATGATTGCCTTTCTTGTGCTGTCCGCTGTCTACTTTGCCGTCGTGACGATGTTCGTCCCCAATTTGAATGACATCATCAGGGAATTCGTCGGGACGCTGGTCTCCCTGCAAAGTGCCATTCCCTATCTGATGGTCTGTGCGGTGGTCCTGTTGGTCTTCGCGCTCTCGTGGGTCCTATCGATCCGGATTTATGAGAAAAAAGTATTTTAG
- a CDS encoding MarR family winged helix-turn-helix transcriptional regulator: MNKEKQSEMREMLQQLVRDFGLLQRDGSDCCGITVTQSHIVYELQKSPAISLQTLAQKLVMDTGMLSKQVNKLVEMELLSRTADPKDRRYVLLALTDAGEEKADEIAGQMLQYIGNIFQFIDPAKHDQVMESMSFLLSAMRQNGGNGSCAT, encoded by the coding sequence ATGAATAAAGAAAAGCAGAGTGAGATGCGCGAAATGCTTCAGCAGCTTGTCAGGGATTTCGGATTATTGCAACGAGATGGATCCGACTGCTGCGGAATCACGGTCACGCAAAGTCATATTGTGTATGAGCTTCAGAAAAGCCCTGCTATCTCCCTTCAAACGCTGGCTCAAAAGCTGGTGATGGATACGGGTATGCTAAGCAAACAAGTAAACAAGCTTGTAGAAATGGAGCTCCTTTCCCGGACAGCCGATCCAAAAGACCGGCGCTACGTGCTCCTTGCCCTGACAGATGCAGGTGAAGAAAAAGCGGACGAAATTGCTGGTCAGATGCTCCAATACATCGGGAATATTTTTCAGTTCATAGATCCGGCAAAACACGATCAGGTCATGGAAAGTATGAGTTTCCTCCTCTCGGCTATGCGCCAGAACGGAGGAAATGGAAGCTGCGCCACTTGA
- a CDS encoding MarR family winged helix-turn-helix transcriptional regulator, whose amino-acid sequence MNQADYIKEAVSIFNSINSHLLKHHFATLNHEIPPKQFMIMKYVYEIRKTKIQDVAEQFNLSMSSVSQLVKKLESDGYVNRSINPDNRRETFLTLGEKGEEYFKEYELVDQYIIDHYYAQLSIDETKQMRDIARKLQGIVMDRQGDDE is encoded by the coding sequence TTGAATCAAGCTGACTATATCAAAGAAGCCGTATCCATCTTCAACTCCATCAACAGCCATCTTCTGAAACATCATTTTGCGACATTGAACCACGAAATCCCTCCTAAGCAGTTCATGATCATGAAATATGTCTATGAAATCAGGAAAACTAAGATTCAGGACGTGGCGGAACAATTCAACCTGTCCATGAGCTCCGTGAGCCAGCTTGTTAAAAAACTCGAATCAGACGGTTATGTAAATCGATCCATCAATCCAGACAATCGAAGGGAAACATTTTTGACCCTGGGGGAAAAGGGCGAGGAATACTTCAAAGAGTATGAACTCGTCGATCAATACATCATTGATCACTATTACGCTCAATTAAGCATCGATGAAACAAAGCAGATGCGAGACATTGCGCGTAAGCTTCAAGGAATCGTCATGGATCGTCAAGGGGACGACGAGTGA
- a CDS encoding ABC transporter ATP-binding protein codes for MSQSVLEISNLHKKYQGAGHEVNALKGVSFSLEQGEMLTIMGTSGSGKSTLLNILGALDEPSGGSIMLNGEEKTRFFKEPDATLYRRDHIGFIFQSFNLLKDLTVEENIGLPLVLKGVEKNIVKQKVEEMLGLVQLSDWRKHRPVELSGGQQQRVAIGRALITSPPIILADELTGNLDFNTSRDILHMLVELKETFQKSVIVVTHDPNVATYGDRVLFFHDGQIVDEHRCKGSGDLSAILKKFQMIMELRNQ; via the coding sequence ATGAGTCAGTCGGTATTGGAGATCAGCAATTTACATAAGAAGTACCAAGGTGCAGGTCACGAGGTGAACGCCTTGAAGGGGGTATCATTTTCCCTGGAACAGGGGGAGATGCTGACCATCATGGGAACAAGCGGTTCTGGAAAGAGCACGCTCCTGAATATCCTCGGAGCACTGGATGAGCCGAGTGGAGGTTCTATCATGCTGAACGGAGAAGAGAAAACCCGATTTTTCAAGGAACCGGATGCCACCCTCTACCGTCGCGATCACATCGGGTTCATCTTCCAGTCATTTAACCTTCTAAAGGACCTCACGGTTGAAGAAAATATCGGTCTGCCCCTGGTGTTGAAAGGCGTGGAGAAGAACATAGTGAAGCAAAAGGTGGAAGAGATGCTGGGTCTCGTGCAGCTTTCGGATTGGCGTAAGCACAGGCCGGTCGAGCTATCCGGAGGGCAGCAACAGCGTGTGGCCATCGGGCGTGCCCTGATCACTTCGCCTCCCATCATCCTTGCAGACGAACTAACGGGCAACCTGGACTTCAATACAAGCAGGGACATTTTACATATGCTAGTCGAACTGAAAGAAACATTCCAAAAAAGCGTCATCGTGGTCACCCATGATCCGAATGTGGCGACCTATGGGGACCGGGTCCTCTTCTTCCATGATGGTCAGATCGTGGATGAACACCGGTGTAAAGGGAGTGGCGACCTTTCAGCCATCCTGAAGAAATTCCAGATGATCATGGAGCTACGCAATCAATGA
- a CDS encoding GNAT family N-acetyltransferase, with product MSSLTILTKEKLTDCIHLYIDVFNSPPWNETWTVESASERLSDLLSTPKFRGYTQHIDGKPAGFIAGNAKRTSKGMTFYIAELCVDPSIQGKGIGSTLLSHLERELNREGIESIYLLTSPGSPAEGFYERHSFTKNDTRIVMHK from the coding sequence ATGTCATCACTAACGATTCTCACCAAAGAAAAACTGACTGATTGCATCCACCTGTACATCGATGTATTCAATTCTCCGCCCTGGAACGAAACATGGACCGTGGAGTCGGCATCGGAACGGCTGTCGGACCTCCTGAGCACACCAAAGTTCCGCGGTTATACCCAGCACATTGATGGAAAGCCCGCCGGCTTCATTGCAGGGAATGCCAAAAGGACATCAAAAGGGATGACCTTCTATATCGCAGAGCTTTGCGTCGACCCATCCATCCAGGGAAAAGGAATTGGATCCACGCTCCTCTCTCACTTGGAAAGGGAACTGAACCGTGAAGGAATTGAGTCGATCTACCTCCTCACCTCTCCGGGATCTCCTGCGGAAGGATTTTATGAACGGCACTCCTTCACAAAGAATGACACCAGGATCGTCATGCATAAATGA
- a CDS encoding FtsX-like permease family protein, translating into MRGMKTIFATSMRFLRANPFITLSSILSVCLSISLVLTMILFAMNAKQTVKDEVTEMFGTMDLSVGYDTADNGVIDQDFLDRLTAMEGVEETSNVLISQLALSSFGGEAPTYSLGVGTDELVKSRYHFKKEVGEGEIIINESLAKALGVGVGDELKVEGKTLSLIETFKDNTGTGVVPDILILSYDDVKRFMGGDIEATYVLVKTAAGTDNLKLATQIKGLDEGLRVELAEENPYLTANLSSLSIFIYVLSFFVLIVTSLLIISNFETFLYKYKQQFAIMRSIGATAKQLFGIILIQSSVITATGAFLGVGLAYLSQRYVQGFLQDWMGIAVARGDFHTGTALWVTVACAFLIQLFLLVPALKNGKTLPLKVMQENEELSFSTTGRRFIGRALLIISIVVLVFGKLVAVDEENQVLCVLAAATIFTLSIFVLFPLYLSPILKKSAPFLRRVGGNASYVAIRNVIPQVKKNTFVILTVSMMMIIAVFGSVMLKTIQNNEALYLKSQFPTEVVLQSRLESTSLDPFKLKESVEEKIPGSEASFISTYTGAALMEGDSRLDVTVLRGDLDGMVEQGFIDESFSDEDGVIVSEPFARKHDLKAGDRLQLEAFSNDLEDYVPLNPLKVAAIEGELFDTDILLDWKDDTFSDAGFARMFVSGGDPGQLESLKGEFPELQVHSYGQSVKESNEMFQQRWSIFIIFLGVMLLSVTIGVFNTLLNNIHSKRKEFAILRTLSLTRKGIISVILTQVLLYIMIGLSLGIVVGAVISYIINIIDPGPLAINYGIIGGIVLTMVVTTLIIFTPLAYRIGGRKLTEELNE; encoded by the coding sequence ATGAGGGGCATGAAGACGATCTTCGCCACCTCCATGCGCTTCCTGAGGGCAAATCCGTTCATCACCCTGTCTTCGATTCTGAGCGTCTGTCTCTCCATCTCCCTCGTTCTCACCATGATTCTGTTTGCCATGAATGCCAAGCAGACGGTGAAGGATGAAGTCACGGAAATGTTCGGGACGATGGATCTGTCTGTGGGATATGATACCGCCGATAACGGGGTCATCGATCAGGATTTCCTTGACCGGCTGACCGCAATGGAAGGTGTAGAAGAGACGTCCAATGTCCTCATATCTCAGCTTGCTCTTTCTTCATTCGGAGGCGAAGCCCCAACTTACAGTCTCGGGGTCGGTACCGATGAGCTGGTCAAGAGCCGCTATCATTTCAAGAAAGAGGTGGGGGAAGGAGAGATCATCATTAATGAGTCCCTTGCCAAGGCTCTAGGAGTGGGGGTAGGGGATGAGTTGAAGGTGGAAGGGAAGACCCTTTCCTTGATTGAGACGTTCAAGGACAATACGGGAACGGGGGTTGTGCCCGATATCCTGATTCTTTCTTATGATGACGTGAAGCGCTTCATGGGTGGGGACATCGAAGCCACCTATGTGCTGGTGAAGACGGCAGCAGGAACAGACAATCTCAAGCTTGCGACGCAAATCAAGGGATTGGATGAGGGACTCCGCGTCGAACTGGCAGAAGAGAATCCGTATCTGACAGCGAATCTGTCATCCCTCTCCATCTTTATTTATGTCCTTAGCTTCTTCGTCCTGATCGTGACCTCACTCCTGATCATCTCGAACTTTGAAACGTTCTTATACAAATATAAACAGCAGTTTGCCATCATGAGGTCGATCGGGGCAACTGCGAAGCAGCTCTTTGGAATCATTTTGATCCAAAGCAGTGTCATCACGGCAACAGGCGCCTTCCTTGGTGTGGGGCTCGCTTACCTCAGTCAGCGCTATGTCCAGGGTTTCCTCCAGGATTGGATGGGCATCGCTGTGGCACGTGGAGACTTCCATACCGGCACCGCCCTTTGGGTGACTGTGGCATGTGCCTTCCTGATCCAGCTGTTTCTTCTGGTCCCGGCCCTTAAAAACGGGAAGACCCTTCCATTGAAGGTCATGCAGGAGAATGAGGAGCTCTCGTTCTCCACCACGGGCAGGAGGTTCATAGGCAGGGCCCTGCTCATCATAAGCATCGTCGTGCTGGTATTCGGAAAGCTGGTGGCGGTGGACGAGGAGAATCAGGTGTTGTGCGTGCTTGCTGCCGCGACCATCTTCACCCTTTCCATTTTCGTCCTGTTCCCACTCTATCTCTCACCGATCCTGAAGAAGAGCGCGCCCTTCCTGCGGAGAGTTGGCGGAAATGCTTCCTACGTCGCAATCCGGAATGTCATTCCCCAGGTGAAGAAAAATACATTCGTGATTCTCACGGTGAGCATGATGATGATCATTGCCGTATTTGGATCCGTCATGCTGAAGACGATCCAGAACAATGAAGCCCTGTATCTGAAGAGCCAGTTTCCGACTGAAGTCGTGTTGCAGTCAAGACTGGAGTCGACATCCCTTGATCCATTCAAACTGAAGGAATCAGTGGAAGAAAAAATACCTGGTTCTGAAGCAAGCTTCATCAGTACCTATACAGGGGCCGCCCTTATGGAAGGGGATTCCCGATTGGACGTGACGGTCCTGAGGGGTGATCTGGATGGGATGGTGGAGCAAGGATTCATCGATGAATCATTCAGTGATGAGGATGGTGTGATTGTCTCTGAACCTTTTGCCAGGAAGCATGATTTAAAAGCGGGGGACCGCCTTCAATTGGAAGCATTCTCGAATGATTTGGAGGATTATGTTCCGTTGAACCCTTTAAAGGTAGCCGCAATCGAAGGTGAGTTATTTGATACGGATATCCTATTGGATTGGAAGGACGATACGTTCAGTGACGCAGGATTTGCGAGGATGTTCGTCAGCGGAGGGGATCCCGGGCAACTGGAATCATTGAAGGGTGAGTTTCCGGAACTGCAAGTCCACTCGTACGGGCAGTCTGTTAAAGAATCGAATGAAATGTTCCAACAGCGCTGGTCCATCTTCATCATCTTCCTTGGCGTGATGCTTCTGAGCGTCACAATCGGTGTCTTCAACACCCTATTGAACAATATTCATTCGAAGCGTAAGGAGTTTGCCATATTAAGGACCCTGTCACTTACCAGGAAAGGAATCATCAGTGTGATCCTCACACAGGTGCTATTATACATCATGATCGGATTAAGTCTTGGTATCGTGGTTGGAGCCGTCATCTCCTATATCATCAATATCATTGATCCGGGACCGCTGGCCATTAACTACGGCATCATAGGAGGGATTGTCCTTACGATGGTGGTGACGACCCTGATCATATTCACCCCTCTCGCCTACCGCATCGGGGGAAGGAAGCTGACAGAAGAATTGAACGAATAA